From Pedobacter indicus, a single genomic window includes:
- the yajC gene encoding preprotein translocase subunit YajC codes for MITGNILLQAAPGAGLTGFLPMILIIVVFYFFMIRPQMKKSKEHKKYIEALKVNDKVVTTAGIHGRIMEVNDTSILLDVGNGVKIRFDKNAVSLDSSKAANAQ; via the coding sequence ATGATAACAGGAAACATTTTGCTGCAGGCAGCACCAGGCGCTGGGTTGACGGGTTTTTTGCCCATGATATTGATCATTGTGGTTTTTTATTTTTTTATGATCAGACCACAAATGAAGAAATCAAAAGAACATAAAAAATACATAGAGGCATTAAAGGTTAACGATAAAGTTGTAACTACTGCAGGTATTCATGGTCGTATTATGGAGGTAAATGATACGTCGATTTTATTGGATGTTGGTAACGGTGTTAAAATTCGTTTTGATAAAAATGCAGTGTCGTTAGACTCTTCGAAGGCAGCTAACGCACAATAA
- a CDS encoding DUF1573 domain-containing protein, producing the protein MKKRIESLIMLALVSLFVISCSSNASPNADSSDQKSINVESAETNTADYAVLEVENDTYDFGVVSEGDKVKHEYVFTNTGTTPLIINSVRASCGCTTPNYPKEPIKPGEQSKIEVVFDTSNQPGMQHKVITMLANTEDSQTIFHLKGEVK; encoded by the coding sequence ATGAAAAAAAGAATAGAATCTTTAATAATGTTGGCGCTAGTGTCTTTATTTGTTATATCATGTAGCAGTAATGCTAGCCCGAATGCAGATTCGTCAGATCAGAAAAGTATCAATGTGGAGTCTGCTGAGACCAATACCGCGGATTATGCAGTCCTAGAAGTAGAAAATGACACCTACGACTTTGGTGTGGTAAGTGAAGGCGACAAGGTGAAGCACGAATACGTGTTTACGAATACGGGAACAACCCCCCTCATTATTAATTCGGTTAGAGCGTCGTGTGGGTGTACGACTCCAAATTATCCAAAAGAGCCGATTAAGCCCGGTGAGCAGTCAAAGATTGAAGTTGTATTTGATACAAGCAATCAACCAGGCATGCAGCATAAGGTCATAACGATGTTGGCGAACACAGAGGACTCACAGACAATTTTTCATTTGAAAGGCGAGGTAAAATAA
- the nusB gene encoding transcription antitermination factor NusB, translating into MLNRRHLRIKVLQTLYAYQQSEDKNVTKFEKALLKNVDQVNEMYIWLLNLLVDVADYTSIDADERSRKFLPTERDLNSNLRLQDNLFIDTLRKNEKFIDQSKKYHVSWSFDPEIVRQIFHKLRDSEQYQAYLDQPSHSIAEDKDIIKYIFKKIILKLPIVDQAFEEKFINWQLDKEVLQALVAKTFKNFASHDPHQNKLADLTPNWEEDKEFIIDLFVLTVRHSEEYAEMVGKKTKNWEADRIALMDTLIMQLAISELLNFSSIPVKVTINEYIEMSKMFSTPKSNTFINGILDKILGELKSDGRIRKYGRGLNE; encoded by the coding sequence ATGCTAAATCGCAGACATCTACGCATCAAGGTCTTACAGACGCTATATGCTTATCAACAATCCGAAGACAAAAACGTCACCAAGTTTGAGAAGGCTTTACTGAAAAATGTCGATCAGGTAAATGAGATGTATATTTGGTTACTTAATCTTTTGGTTGATGTAGCCGACTATACAAGTATTGACGCAGATGAGCGGTCTCGAAAGTTTTTACCTACCGAACGTGATCTGAATTCAAATTTGCGCCTGCAGGATAATCTTTTTATCGATACACTCCGTAAAAACGAGAAGTTCATCGATCAAAGTAAAAAGTATCATGTTTCATGGTCCTTCGATCCTGAAATTGTAAGACAGATATTTCATAAGCTTCGTGACTCTGAACAATATCAGGCGTATCTTGATCAGCCATCTCATAGCATCGCCGAAGATAAAGATATCATCAAGTATATTTTTAAAAAGATCATCTTGAAGTTACCCATTGTTGATCAGGCTTTTGAAGAGAAGTTCATCAACTGGCAGCTTGACAAGGAGGTGCTTCAAGCATTGGTAGCAAAAACGTTTAAGAACTTTGCTTCACACGATCCTCACCAAAACAAATTGGCTGATTTAACTCCGAACTGGGAGGAGGACAAAGAGTTTATCATTGATCTTTTTGTTTTAACCGTTCGCCATTCAGAAGAATATGCAGAGATGGTGGGGAAGAAGACAAAAAACTGGGAAGCCGATCGTATTGCTTTAATGGATACACTAATCATGCAGTTGGCAATTTCTGAATTACTGAACTTTTCTTCTATTCCCGTTAAAGTAACGATTAACGAATACATTGAAATGTCCAAGATGTTCAGTACCCCAAAAAGTAATACATTTATCAATGGAATACTTGATAAAATCTTAGGCGAATTAAAAAGCGATGGAAGAATTCGTAAATATGGCCGTGGATTAAACGAATAA
- a CDS encoding Glu/Leu/Phe/Val family dehydrogenase gives MSTDNKTNSDIFSLLSHFHHQKIAFCSDEALGLKAIITVHDTTLGPAIGGTRILEYKTEQDAINDSLRLSKAMTYKSAITGVNLGGGNAVIIGNNSRIKTEALLRRFGQFVHELRGTYITSLDIGTTPRDMEIIKMETPHVAGLPASVGGSGDSSPFTAKSVYFGIKAGIREMFGNDSLAGRTIWVQGSGQVGEGLVSLLRKENAKVYVSDIVVDRMVYVANRYGAEVIKANNIYNMDVDVYAPCALGGTLNDDTIPKLKCKIIAGSANNQLKDEDKNGKMLLDRGILYAPDYLINAGGLISCYSELAGYSTSRTLELAENIYEATRSVIRKSKEEQISAHQAANKIAEDRINSIKSINNHRRR, from the coding sequence ATGAGTACTGATAACAAAACAAATAGCGACATCTTTAGTCTTTTAAGCCATTTTCATCATCAAAAAATTGCTTTTTGCAGTGATGAAGCATTAGGCCTCAAAGCGATCATTACGGTTCATGATACCACATTGGGACCGGCAATAGGGGGAACCCGTATTCTGGAGTATAAGACAGAACAAGATGCTATCAATGACTCGCTGAGGTTATCGAAAGCGATGACCTATAAGTCGGCGATTACAGGGGTTAATCTTGGTGGAGGAAACGCTGTTATTATCGGGAATAATTCCCGGATAAAGACTGAAGCGCTATTACGACGTTTTGGCCAGTTTGTTCATGAACTTAGAGGTACGTACATCACATCGTTGGATATCGGTACAACACCCCGCGATATGGAGATTATTAAAATGGAAACTCCTCATGTTGCTGGTTTACCTGCTTCAGTTGGGGGCAGTGGAGATTCTTCGCCTTTTACCGCAAAGAGTGTGTATTTTGGAATCAAAGCCGGAATTAGGGAGATGTTTGGAAATGATAGTCTGGCGGGCCGAACGATCTGGGTTCAGGGTAGTGGGCAAGTTGGAGAAGGCTTGGTTTCGCTATTAAGGAAGGAAAATGCTAAAGTATATGTTAGCGATATCGTTGTAGACAGAATGGTATATGTTGCCAATCGCTACGGAGCAGAAGTAATCAAAGCGAATAATATTTATAATATGGACGTCGATGTTTACGCTCCTTGTGCTTTAGGTGGAACACTTAATGATGATACCATACCTAAACTGAAATGCAAAATTATTGCCGGTTCTGCAAATAATCAATTGAAGGATGAAGATAAGAATGGGAAAATGCTTCTTGATAGAGGGATTTTATATGCGCCAGATTATTTGATTAATGCAGGTGGGTTAATCAGCTGTTATTCTGAATTAGCTGGTTATTCAACTTCACGAACGCTGGAGTTAGCAGAGAATATATATGAAGCTACCCGGTCGGTCATTCGCAAGTCTAAAGAAGAGCAAATTTCTGCTCATCAGGCTGCCAATAAAATAGCAGAAGATAGAATCAATTCAATAAAAAGTATAAATAACCACAGAAGACGTTAG
- a CDS encoding ABC transporter ATP-binding protein has product MKYLSYLNKYFYKYRWRLIPGVLFVIASNYFGILPAQVIRVAFDLVKENISLYQIFDGFERQQEIYKIFGYSLLLFGVTVFVLALIRGLFLFLMRQTIILTSRHIEYDLKNEIYAHYQKLDMAFYRRNNTGDLMNRATEDVGRVRGYLGPAIMYAINTIVLTIMVVIAMLQVNKTLTFYALLPIPVLTVVILFINKIINIRSENIQKQLSVLSNFVQETFSGIRVIKSYNREEKKAKDFLDESNTYKDVSISLVKAQAIFFPLILLLVGLSTILTVYVGGQEVIKGTISSGNIAEFIVYVNQLTFPAMALAWVNSLIQRAAASQKRINEFLETEPDIYNKSGHKKKLKGTINFNNVVFTYPDTGITALDDVSFEVKQGEILAILGRTGSGKSTIAALLMRMYNLNAGEISIDGVDIAKYDLQNYREQIGYVPQDVFLFSDTIARNIAFGLDHEDMEKVEWAAKSAAVYDNIMNFENGFKTEIGERGITLSGGQKQRISIARALIKDPEILIFDDCLSAVDTKTEEEILNQLGKIMQGKTSILISHRVSTVKNADKIILLEAGKIVEQGNHDQLIGLGGKYFELYEKQKLDEEAIAT; this is encoded by the coding sequence ATGAAGTATCTGTCATACCTGAATAAATACTTTTACAAATATCGATGGCGACTGATTCCTGGAGTATTATTTGTAATAGCCTCCAACTATTTTGGAATTCTGCCCGCGCAGGTTATACGTGTCGCATTTGATCTGGTTAAAGAAAACATCAGCTTATACCAAATTTTCGATGGCTTCGAAAGACAGCAAGAAATTTATAAGATTTTCGGCTACAGCTTGTTGTTATTTGGCGTCACCGTCTTCGTACTAGCACTTATTCGTGGACTCTTCTTGTTCCTTATGCGTCAAACGATCATTTTGACTTCACGGCATATTGAGTATGATCTTAAAAATGAGATTTATGCTCACTATCAAAAATTAGACATGGCGTTTTATCGAAGAAATAATACCGGCGACTTGATGAACAGAGCAACGGAGGATGTGGGTCGCGTACGTGGTTATCTTGGACCGGCTATTATGTATGCGATTAACACAATTGTACTGACCATCATGGTGGTGATTGCCATGCTTCAAGTTAATAAAACACTTACTTTTTATGCACTCTTGCCTATTCCGGTGCTCACCGTTGTCATTCTATTCATCAATAAGATTATCAACATCCGTAGCGAAAATATTCAGAAACAACTTTCTGTTCTATCTAACTTTGTTCAGGAAACATTCTCAGGTATACGGGTTATTAAAAGTTATAATCGGGAAGAAAAAAAGGCCAAGGATTTTCTCGATGAAAGCAACACGTACAAAGACGTTTCCATTTCATTAGTCAAAGCACAGGCTATTTTTTTTCCTTTAATTTTATTATTAGTTGGCTTAAGTACAATCCTGACAGTTTATGTTGGTGGACAAGAAGTTATAAAAGGCACGATCTCCTCTGGAAATATTGCTGAATTCATTGTCTATGTAAACCAATTAACATTCCCTGCTATGGCATTGGCATGGGTAAACTCACTCATCCAACGGGCGGCCGCTTCTCAAAAAAGAATAAATGAATTTCTTGAAACCGAGCCAGATATATACAATAAAAGTGGTCACAAAAAGAAACTAAAAGGAACAATCAATTTTAATAACGTTGTTTTTACTTATCCGGATACTGGCATAACTGCCTTAGACGACGTGTCTTTCGAGGTTAAACAAGGTGAGATTTTGGCTATCTTAGGACGAACGGGTTCAGGAAAGTCTACAATAGCTGCTCTTCTAATGCGGATGTATAATTTAAATGCAGGTGAAATTTCGATCGACGGTGTTGACATAGCAAAGTATGATTTGCAAAATTATCGCGAGCAAATTGGCTACGTACCACAAGATGTTTTCCTTTTCTCAGATACAATCGCCCGGAATATTGCATTTGGACTGGATCACGAGGATATGGAAAAAGTTGAATGGGCCGCGAAATCTGCTGCAGTCTACGACAATATTATGAATTTCGAGAACGGTTTCAAGACAGAGATAGGTGAAAGGGGAATCACACTGTCTGGTGGACAAAAACAAAGAATATCGATCGCACGAGCGTTAATCAAGGACCCAGAAATTCTGATTTTCGATGATTGTTTATCTGCTGTAGACACCAAAACCGAAGAAGAGATCCTTAATCAATTAGGGAAAATTATGCAGGGAAAAACCAGTATCCTAATATCACACCGCGTATCGACCGTTAAAAATGCTGACAAAATCATTCTGCTTGAAGCTGGTAAAATTGTAGAACAAGGAAACCATGATCAGCTCATCGGACTGGGAGGAAAATATTTCGAACTGTATGAAAAACAGAAATTAGACGAAGAAGCAATTGCGACTTAA
- a CDS encoding DUF2892 domain-containing protein gives MPNLIRLIAAFALLGASVTLFVFGHWGWGILVLLVAIIVGVTFFFNENMLIAQFYLRKENMEKTAYWLGKITNYEKQLIRGQHGYYFLLIGLIESRTAPLKSEKYFKRSLSLGLKMSHNTAMAYLSLAGIAMAKRNKREANRFLQEAKRADKNKLLAEQIKTMKDQMGLMDRTQTRFR, from the coding sequence ATGCCTAATCTGATTCGTTTGATAGCTGCTTTTGCATTGTTAGGAGCCTCGGTGACCTTGTTCGTATTTGGACATTGGGGATGGGGGATATTGGTTCTACTAGTGGCTATAATCGTTGGTGTGACGTTTTTCTTCAACGAAAATATGCTTATTGCGCAGTTTTACCTTCGGAAAGAAAACATGGAGAAGACAGCCTATTGGCTAGGTAAGATTACCAACTACGAAAAGCAGCTTATTCGAGGTCAGCATGGGTATTACTTCCTGCTCATTGGACTGATAGAATCGAGAACGGCCCCGCTGAAGTCAGAAAAATACTTTAAGCGTTCTTTGTCGCTGGGGCTTAAAATGAGTCATAATACAGCTATGGCATATTTGAGTCTAGCAGGGATTGCGATGGCAAAACGGAATAAAAGAGAGGCCAATCGGTTCCTTCAAGAAGCTAAACGAGCGGATAAAAATAAATTGCTGGCAGAGCAGATTAAAACAATGAAGGATCAGATGGGGCTAATGGATAGAACGCAAACGCGTTTCCGTTAA
- the ung gene encoding uracil-DNA glycosylase, giving the protein MEKSWEQAVGAELHKPYMNELRSFLKSEYKSKTIFPPAKLIFQAFDKTPFDEIKVVILGQDPYHRRGQAHGLAFSVQKQVEIPPSLRNIYLAIKNDYPDFTIPSHGNLSYWAEQGVLLLNTVLTVREGLAGSHHGNGWEQFTDCVIKTISEKKENVIFLLWGSPAKRKEALINSKKHHVLKSVHPSPLSAYRGFLNCRHFIETNRILIENGRKAIDWQIPT; this is encoded by the coding sequence ATGGAGAAAAGCTGGGAGCAGGCTGTCGGAGCTGAACTACACAAACCGTACATGAACGAGCTAAGAAGCTTCTTGAAAAGTGAGTACAAAAGCAAGACGATCTTCCCTCCTGCTAAACTAATATTTCAAGCTTTCGACAAAACGCCTTTTGATGAAATAAAAGTCGTTATTCTTGGGCAAGACCCATATCACCGCCGTGGACAAGCGCACGGATTAGCTTTTTCAGTTCAAAAACAGGTTGAAATCCCCCCGTCCTTACGAAATATTTATTTAGCAATAAAAAATGACTATCCCGATTTCACTATCCCATCACACGGTAACCTTTCATACTGGGCTGAACAGGGCGTATTGTTATTAAATACGGTCTTAACCGTACGTGAAGGACTGGCCGGCTCTCACCATGGCAACGGTTGGGAACAATTCACCGATTGCGTTATCAAAACGATCTCCGAAAAAAAAGAAAATGTCATTTTTCTATTATGGGGAAGTCCGGCAAAACGTAAAGAGGCTTTAATCAATAGCAAGAAGCACCATGTGCTAAAATCCGTGCACCCATCCCCACTCTCTGCTTATCGGGGTTTCCTGAACTGTCGCCATTTCATAGAAACTAATCGGATTTTAATCGAAAATGGGAGAAAAGCGATTGACTGGCAAATACCAACTTAG
- a CDS encoding Lrp/AsnC family transcriptional regulator — protein MPYHPDKVDLQILRLLQENGRITNLQLSSHIGLSPAPTLERVRKLENSGYIKSYHALVDEELLGLGIKSFIQISLDFHTHNAIPEFVETIKNIEEVTECHHVTGQCDFILKVYVKDIKAYETLIMEKISKIPFVKTFHTMMIMSTSKKEPIVPMEY, from the coding sequence ATGCCTTATCATCCGGATAAAGTTGATTTACAAATTTTACGCCTGTTACAGGAAAATGGAAGGATAACCAACCTCCAATTGTCATCCCATATAGGTTTATCGCCTGCCCCGACTTTGGAGCGTGTCCGAAAATTGGAGAACTCAGGGTATATAAAAAGCTATCACGCATTAGTTGATGAAGAGCTTCTTGGGCTGGGAATTAAGTCGTTTATCCAAATATCCCTTGATTTCCATACGCATAATGCGATCCCGGAATTTGTAGAGACAATCAAGAATATTGAAGAGGTAACTGAATGTCATCATGTGACGGGGCAATGTGACTTTATCTTAAAAGTATATGTTAAGGATATAAAAGCCTATGAGACGTTGATTATGGAAAAAATATCTAAGATCCCTTTTGTTAAAACTTTTCATACGATGATGATCATGTCTACTAGCAAAAAGGAGCCGATCGTGCCCATGGAGTACTAA
- a CDS encoding SufE family protein: MTINDIQDELIDDFSFFEDWMAKYEYIIQLGKELPLIDEVYKKNEYLIKGCQSQVWLHADLVDGKVMFTADSDAVITKGLVSLMVKVLSNQKPQDIVDTDLYFIDKIGLKEHLSPTRANGLVSMVKQMKMYALAMKAQA; the protein is encoded by the coding sequence ATGACAATAAACGATATTCAAGACGAACTAATAGATGACTTTTCTTTTTTTGAGGATTGGATGGCTAAATATGAATACATCATCCAACTTGGAAAGGAATTGCCGTTAATTGATGAAGTGTACAAGAAAAATGAGTATTTGATTAAGGGATGTCAATCACAAGTTTGGTTGCACGCTGATCTGGTTGACGGGAAAGTGATGTTTACTGCTGATAGTGACGCTGTTATCACCAAAGGCCTTGTTAGTCTGATGGTCAAGGTCTTGTCTAATCAAAAACCTCAGGATATCGTAGATACAGACCTGTATTTTATAGATAAAATTGGTTTAAAGGAGCACTTATCCCCGACACGTGCAAACGGCTTGGTATCTATGGTAAAGCAAATGAAGATGTACGCTTTGGCAATGAAAGCTCAGGCTTAA
- a CDS encoding aminotransferase class V-fold PLP-dependent enzyme → MTEYDIHSIRNDFPILRSLVNGKPLVYLDNGASSQKPQSVIDAIDHYYTSQNSNIHRGVHHLSQIATDAYEVTRRKLRAFINAAHEHEVIITKGTTDSINLVASSYGNSFINEGDEVIISEMEHHSNIVPWQMICETKGAVLKVVPINDAGELDMDAYRDMLNERVKIVSVTYISNTLGTVNPVKEIIDLAHQHQIPVLLDAAQAIHHTVVDVQELDVDFLAFSGHKMYGPTGVGVLYGKEELLNKMPPYQGGGDMIKDVTFEKTTYNELPFKFEAGTPNIEAGITLAFAIDYINSIGLEKIAQYEHELLEYATSRLEAIDGLKIIGTAKNKSGVISFIVEDIHPYDIGVILDKLGIAVRTGHHCTQPLMARYNIPGTVRASFGLYNTKEEIDVLVAGVKRAVTMLS, encoded by the coding sequence TTGACAGAGTACGATATTCATAGTATTAGAAACGATTTTCCGATTCTGAGAAGTCTTGTGAACGGTAAGCCATTGGTCTATTTAGACAATGGTGCATCTTCACAAAAGCCTCAGTCGGTAATTGATGCGATAGATCATTACTATACGAGCCAGAATAGTAACATTCATCGTGGTGTGCATCATTTGAGTCAGATAGCAACGGATGCTTATGAAGTTACTCGCCGTAAATTGCGTGCGTTTATCAATGCGGCGCATGAACACGAGGTAATCATAACCAAAGGTACAACGGACAGCATTAACTTGGTCGCTTCCAGTTATGGCAATTCGTTTATTAACGAGGGCGATGAGGTGATCATTTCGGAGATGGAGCATCATTCGAATATCGTTCCGTGGCAAATGATTTGCGAAACAAAAGGAGCGGTGTTGAAGGTTGTCCCGATTAACGATGCGGGAGAGCTGGATATGGATGCTTATCGTGATATGCTGAATGAACGAGTGAAAATAGTATCCGTCACGTATATTTCTAATACATTGGGGACGGTTAACCCTGTTAAAGAGATTATTGATCTTGCTCATCAACACCAAATTCCTGTATTGTTGGACGCTGCACAGGCTATACACCATACCGTTGTTGATGTACAGGAACTCGATGTTGACTTTTTGGCTTTTTCTGGTCATAAAATGTACGGACCAACGGGTGTTGGGGTGCTTTATGGTAAAGAAGAACTGCTAAATAAGATGCCTCCCTACCAAGGCGGAGGAGACATGATTAAGGATGTTACCTTCGAGAAAACAACCTATAATGAACTTCCTTTTAAGTTTGAGGCTGGTACTCCAAATATAGAAGCAGGCATTACTCTGGCGTTTGCGATCGATTATATTAACTCGATTGGTTTGGAGAAGATTGCACAATATGAGCATGAGCTGTTGGAGTATGCAACTAGTCGGTTAGAGGCCATCGATGGGTTAAAGATTATTGGTACGGCAAAAAATAAGTCAGGCGTAATTTCGTTCATTGTTGAAGATATCCACCCTTATGATATTGGGGTCATTCTGGATAAATTAGGAATTGCAGTCCGCACCGGACATCACTGTACGCAACCGCTGATGGCGAGATATAATATTCCTGGAACTGTCCGGGCTTCTTTTGGGTTATATAATACCAAAGAGGAAATCGATGTGCTGGTAGCGGGCGTGAAACGCGCTGTTACCATGCTGTCTTAA
- the sufD gene encoding Fe-S cluster assembly protein SufD, producing the protein MITQVSSSLYQQLINSDDVLISPSVTFEQRRKDAFERFKSIGFPSAKAEEWRYTNIQPLLNDTYQIDAHLPGRSVNLDVAKVDGLDAYRIVVVNGVFRKDLSDTIDESGVFVSSFNEAADEDVLKEHFAAHADKSDNPFVPLNTALAKDGFFVHIVGGNVVQKPIHIIHVGAADSQTFFQARNLIVLGKSAEAEIIETFINEQGSAKIFANTVTEIVVEENAKLEHYYLQQSESTGNYNNHTEVIQAKYSLYNNYNCTFPGASFVRNTINVRLIDADVESHLYGITLLSDSELADNHTIVDHLKPNCESYEWYKNILQDDSTAVFNGKIFVREDAQKTNAFQQNNNLLLNPNATINTKPQLEIFADDVKCSHGCTIGQFDDEAKFYLQARGIGEDQAKTLLVHAFAFDVTERFKNEVLKQHVNHLVELGLKHA; encoded by the coding sequence ATGATTACACAAGTTTCCAGCTCTTTATATCAACAACTGATCAATTCAGACGATGTTCTAATTTCACCGTCTGTGACTTTTGAGCAAAGACGTAAAGATGCTTTTGAGCGATTTAAAAGTATAGGGTTCCCTTCGGCGAAAGCGGAAGAGTGGAGATATACAAATATACAGCCGTTGTTAAATGATACGTATCAGATTGATGCGCACTTGCCTGGGCGATCTGTGAACCTCGATGTAGCTAAGGTCGATGGTTTGGACGCTTACAGGATTGTAGTGGTGAACGGCGTCTTCCGGAAAGATCTTTCGGATACGATTGATGAATCAGGGGTATTTGTTTCTTCTTTTAATGAAGCTGCTGATGAGGATGTCTTGAAAGAGCATTTTGCAGCGCACGCTGATAAATCGGACAACCCATTCGTGCCACTGAACACCGCCTTAGCCAAGGATGGTTTTTTTGTGCACATCGTGGGAGGGAATGTAGTTCAGAAGCCGATCCATATTATTCATGTTGGCGCAGCAGACTCGCAGACTTTCTTTCAGGCTCGTAATTTAATTGTACTGGGCAAAAGTGCTGAGGCGGAGATTATTGAGACCTTCATTAATGAGCAGGGTTCTGCAAAAATATTCGCTAATACGGTAACTGAGATCGTTGTGGAAGAAAATGCGAAATTGGAGCATTACTATTTGCAGCAATCTGAATCTACAGGCAATTACAATAATCATACAGAAGTTATTCAAGCGAAATATAGTCTGTACAACAATTATAACTGCACATTCCCCGGTGCGTCTTTCGTACGCAATACGATTAATGTGAGATTGATCGACGCCGATGTTGAAAGTCACCTGTACGGGATTACATTGCTGTCGGATAGTGAGTTAGCAGATAATCATACAATTGTTGACCATCTGAAGCCAAATTGTGAGAGCTACGAATGGTATAAGAATATTCTCCAAGATGATTCGACTGCGGTGTTTAACGGAAAGATTTTCGTTCGGGAAGATGCTCAAAAGACAAATGCATTTCAGCAAAATAATAATTTGTTATTAAATCCCAATGCGACAATCAATACCAAGCCTCAGTTGGAAATCTTTGCAGATGATGTAAAATGTAGCCATGGTTGTACCATTGGACAGTTCGATGATGAAGCAAAATTTTATTTACAAGCGCGCGGTATTGGTGAAGACCAAGCGAAAACTTTGTTGGTTCATGCATTTGCGTTTGACGTGACGGAACGATTTAAAAATGAAGTGTTAAAGCAGCATGTAAACCATCTGGTTGAGCTTGGACTGAAACATGCTTAA
- the sufC gene encoding Fe-S cluster assembly ATPase SufC, translating to MLNINNLQASIEDKQILNGLNLQVNPGEVHAIMGPNGSGKSTLASVLAGRPEYEVTAGEVTFDGKDLLELAPEERAGEGLFLAFQYPVEIPGVSNINFLKTAISEIRKYKGLPPLSAKEFLALVREKQKLVEFDAKLTNRSLNEGFSGGEKKRNEIFQLAMLQPKLAILDETDSGLDIDALKIVANGVNQLRSPDNAFVLITHYQRLLEYIVPDFVHVLYNGKIVRSGTKELALELEEKGYDWIKENVSA from the coding sequence ATGCTAAATATAAATAACCTTCAAGCGTCGATTGAAGATAAGCAAATATTAAACGGGTTGAACCTTCAGGTAAATCCAGGAGAGGTGCACGCAATTATGGGACCGAACGGGTCTGGTAAAAGTACATTAGCCTCTGTGCTGGCTGGTCGACCAGAATATGAGGTAACGGCAGGTGAGGTAACATTCGATGGGAAGGATCTATTGGAATTAGCTCCGGAAGAGCGCGCTGGTGAAGGACTTTTTCTTGCTTTTCAATATCCGGTAGAAATACCAGGGGTTTCTAACATAAACTTTCTTAAGACTGCAATCTCTGAAATTAGAAAATATAAAGGGCTTCCACCATTGAGCGCTAAAGAGTTTCTTGCTCTCGTTAGGGAGAAGCAGAAATTGGTTGAATTTGATGCTAAGTTAACTAATCGTTCGTTGAATGAAGGGTTTTCAGGAGGGGAAAAGAAACGAAATGAAATTTTCCAACTTGCGATGTTGCAGCCGAAGTTGGCTATTTTGGATGAAACGGATTCGGGATTAGATATCGATGCGTTAAAAATCGTAGCAAACGGAGTTAATCAATTGAGGTCACCTGATAACGCTTTCGTATTGATTACGCACTATCAAAGACTCTTAGAATACATTGTGCCCGATTTTGTTCATGTGTTGTATAATGGCAAGATTGTTCGTTCTGGTACCAAAGAGTTGGCTTTGGAATTAGAAGAAAAAGGCTATGATTGGATTAAAGAGAATGTTAGTGCCTAA